Part of the Deltaproteobacteria bacterium genome is shown below.
GCGACTCCTCGACCTCTTGCTGGGTCGCGGCGACGGCCGGCGCCGCCACGAGCAGGGCCACGAGCGCGAGACCGGCCCCGCTCACTCGGCCGGCACCTGCGCCCGGCCCAGCTCGTACGCCACCGCGCGGCGCTCGGCCGCCGACGGCCACATCGTGACCAGCGTGCCGCCGGCCATGATGACGCCGCCGATCCACAGCCAGGAGACGAGCGGGTTCACGTAGGCCTGGAGCGTCACCAGGCCCGAGGGCGGATCGTAGGAGCCCAGCACGAGGTAGAGGTCCTCGCTGAGCGTCGAGCGCATCGCCACCTCGGTCGTCGGCTGCTCGGGCTTCTTGTAGAAGCGCTTCTCGGGCGCCAGGGTCCCGATCCGCCTCCCGTCGCGCCACACCGACACCTCGGCCGCGAGGCGCGAGAGGTGCGCGTTCTCGTCGCTCGTGATGCGCTCGTAGCGGAGCCGGAACTTGCCCGCCGCCATCTCGTCGCCCGGCTTGAGCGTCTCCTGCGCCTCGATGCGGAAGGCGCTCGAGGCGGCGATGGCGACGAAGATCGAGACCACGCCGACGTGGATCAGGTAGCCGCCGTAGCGCCGCCGGTTCTTCCCGACCAGCCGCCCGAGCGCGCGCGGCGCGCTCTCGTGGAGCATCGCCTGGCGCGCGCGCATGCCGCGCCAGAACTCCTGCGCGACGGTGCCGAGCACGAAGACGGCGAGCGCGAAGGTCGCGAAGGCGTAGCCGGGCGGGACGCGCGCCACGGCGAGCGCCGCAGCCGCCACGAGTCCCGCCGCCACCGGCCCCGCGAAGGCGCGCCGCAGGTTCCGCGGCGAGGCGCGCCGCCACGCGATCACCGGCCCCACGCCGGCCAGGAAGAGGAGGACCAGGCCGAGCGGCGCGTTGACGCGGTTGAAGAAGGGCGGCCCGACCGTGATCTTCACTCCCCGCACCCACTCCGAGAGCACCGGGAAGACCGTCCCCCAGAAGACCGCGAACGCGATCCCCACCAGCACCAGGTTGTTGAACAGGAACGCCGCCTCGCGCGACAGGAACGATTCCATGGTGGCCGGTGTGCGCAGCTCGGGGAACCGGTAGGCGAGGAGCCCGCCCGCGGCCAGGAGCACGAAGAGGAGAAAGCCGATGAAGAACGGCCCCAGACCCGACTGCGTGAAGGAGTGGACCGATGAAATGACGCCGCTCCGCGTGAGGAACGTACCGAAGATGGTGAGCGCGAAGGTGAGCAGGACGAGCACCACGTTCCACACCCGCAGCATGTCGCGCTTCTCCTGGATCATGACCGAGTGGAGGTAGGCGGTCGACACGAGCCAGGGCATGAAGGCCGCGTTCTCGACCGGGTCCCAGGCCCAGTAGCCGCCCCAGCCGAGGACCTCGTACGCCCAGCGCGCCCCGAGCAGGTTCCCGAGAGACAGGAACGCCCACGAGAAGAGCGCCCAGCGGCGTACGCTGCGGATCCACTGGTCGCCGAGCTGCCCGGCCGCGAGCGCGGCGATCGCGAAGGCGAACGGCACCGACGCGCTCACGT
Proteins encoded:
- a CDS encoding heme lyase CcmF/NrfE family subunit; this translates as MPELGRLAVCLALLFAAYGALAGVAGGIRRRAHLVRSAEHAAYAVFGLVVIATVILLRALLRHDFTLEYVAAYSSSTLPTQYTIAALWGGQKGSLLFWTLLLTLFTTIVQAQNRERNRALMPFVTATLMTVAVFFLSLLVFMTDPFERLPVAAREGADLNPLLQNYWMMIHPPSLYTGYVSASVPFAFAIAALAAGQLGDQWIRSVRRWALFSWAFLSLGNLLGARWAYEVLGWGGYWAWDPVENAAFMPWLVSTAYLHSVMIQEKRDMLRVWNVVLVLLTFALTIFGTFLTRSGVISSVHSFTQSGLGPFFIGFLLFVLLAAGGLLAYRFPELRTPATMESFLSREAAFLFNNLVLVGIAFAVFWGTVFPVLSEWVRGVKITVGPPFFNRVNAPLGLVLLFLAGVGPVIAWRRASPRNLRRAFAGPVAAGLVAAAALAVARVPPGYAFATFALAVFVLGTVAQEFWRGMRARQAMLHESAPRALGRLVGKNRRRYGGYLIHVGVVSIFVAIAASSAFRIEAQETLKPGDEMAAGKFRLRYERITSDENAHLSRLAAEVSVWRDGRRIGTLAPEKRFYKKPEQPTTEVAMRSTLSEDLYLVLGSYDPPSGLVTLQAYVNPLVSWLWIGGVIMAGGTLVTMWPSAAERRAVAYELGRAQVPAE
- a CDS encoding cytochrome c-type biogenesis protein CcmH, with translation MARREADRDPGAREALLQEARAADDRGGDALDAQRGPLPRAGLLRSALGPGDAPGLREPARLLAVDRRRHHGRRHAGHDVAVGGRAPRGGVRAGPGAGAGRVSGAGLALVALLVAAPAVAATQQEVEESLTCQCGCGLTVHACNHLQCPSGEPMKKEIAERLARGEDRETILAAFRARYGEKVLSSPTFGGFNWLAWVTPFVALLTGGLGVTLVIRHWVRAPAPAAAGEPPADDELRRRLARELEDMDREP